CTTTACTTTGCATAGTACATTTTTGTCTTTCCAAATAAAAGGGGAAGTATGGTATTGTGTCAACGTCCACTTACCATTCTTCTTTATTGGCTAGTTTTCTCTTGGAGTTCAACTATGTATCTGATTGTCTCACTGCTCTCACATTAATTCCAAATTGGTTAATTTCCTATGCTTTTGAActgttatatttttatttggatTCTTAAGTAAACTGTTGTCCTGTAGGCTCCTTCTATACTGGTATGTTCTATACTTCTAATGGTCTTTTTTATTGTAGCTATTTCataaattgaattttcttaaaacAAAATTTGTTTTTCTGGAAATGGAGGTATGATGGGGCAGTTTCAGTTGGTTTTGTTTGTTGAAAATGCCTTTATTTACTCATGAGATGGTATCTTGTCTGAAGATATTTCATCACCTGATGATTTTTGGACAAGTTAATGTTGATTTGACAAAGATAAACACATTTTATCTGTGCTACTCTTTAAGGTTGAGGCATATTTGTGTGGGAACTTTTTGCTTCAGTTTTAATGATAGGATTATTGGTCCATACTACTTGGTTTGGCTTttgcaagaactcaaaataacCAGTTTACACAAGGAAATATAGGGAAAGATCCCTCACATAGCAAAGCCCTTGAGCCCACAGCTATATATGCTGACGTGAGGaccatcattttttttttggtgattGGCTAGTTAGAAAGTCTATTTGTACCTTTTCTTGTGTTCGCTCTCTGTAGAATTATATCTTTGTTTTTTCCTTCTGGAATACTAGAATCAGCTTtgtacatttttaaaaattgcaaAATAGCACCAGATGGTAGTGCAACTTTACAGGGATCTGATTATGTAATAGTCTGCAGGTTTTGTTGAGGTATGGTCTCCAAAAATTATTCGGACCAGGAATAGTTGGTGCCACAAGTGATCATAGTTATATGTATCTGGACCTGCCTTCTAACATGGTATACCATTCTGTTtctattcttttcttctttttctttttttccttctgtTCTTGTGTATCTGCTTCATGCAGCACACAAAATATATGACTATGCCAATGGATGGGATTTAGTTAAAAGCGTTGAATTTTGTCCAGGTTACAAGAGAGCAAGTATATATTGCCTGTTTGTGCAGTGGAGCAATGTCAAATTGATTTTCCTGTTTTTCATGTTGTTCTGAATTCTCTTTAAGCTATGAAAAATTGTTAGTTGAAGGAGTTTAGAAAAAGTTCATTCGATGACCGCAAGTTGGAGGACTCCTCAGCAATTTGTTGAATATTTGATGTAGTTTCTCTTAGTTTAGAAGATATTATCAAACATATTCCACTCTAGAATAGAATGAAGCAtaacaaatcatacatacataaatgTTATTTACACCTTGCCTAATATATTGGAATATTGGTAAGGTTCATAGGGTTATCATGCTTGTTGGATGGATTACATGGTTAGTACTTATACTTGGTTCTTGTAGTCTTATATGTGAAACTTAATATGTAATTGAAATCATTTGTTTATTTATACTTCTGTACATCCTTGATTAGCAAATTCATAACTTGATACATGCTCAACCAAGAACATGCGGTTTTAGCATTTTCATGTATCTCTTGTAACTCATTTGTGCCAATTGTATTTTGTTATTTGACCTCATACAATTTATTTTTACCTGCGAAAGGTTGGTTCGTTCTTGATGGGTTGGTTTGGTGTGGTCTTTAAAGAGGACATTTCCAGAATTTCAAGTCAATTGGCAATTGGATTGTCAACTGGTTTTCTAGGAAGCCTTACTACTTTCAGTGGTTGGAACCAAAAAATGCTCGAGCTTAGTGTTGAAGGGCAGTGGGTTTTCGTAGTTCTTGGCTATCTTATaggtatatattatttttatgcatAGATGTACAGTTGGTGTGTCAAGTGCTGGTGTAGATATAActtcataaaagttatttttgccTTTTTAAATTCTTGCTTGGCTTTTCAGAGGAACCATCATGTCCTCCTTTTAAACTTACTATTGATATGCTATGAATTCTCGTAGGTTTATTTCTTGTTGCCTACTCAATCATACTTGGAATTGAGACTGCCAAAGGTGCCAATTGGCTCTTCAAAAGAGCCAGTATGAATTCATCCAGCTCGGGCACCGACTACTATTGGAGAATAGATAGCTGCAAGCGCCATTTAATAGTCATACTCTTTGTACTACTCATTCTAGCATCGCTCTGGAGTATGAGCATTGGACTGGAGGTAAATGAATTCAGCAGTGGCAGCCCAAAAGCGCAGTTGTGGCTGGCCTGCATAGTTGGTCCATTTGGTGTGTGGATCAGGTGGTTCTTAGCACGACTAAATGGACGTGGATTAGGAAAGTCAGGCTTGCTCAAATGGGTGCCTTTCGGGACATTGATTGCTAATGTATCAGCAGCTTGTGTCATGGCAGCACTTGCGACCTTGAAGAAAGCAGTAAGTATacatataacttttttttacaTACAGGCTTCATGTCATAATCTATTATGATagattttgatttatacttgGCTTTAATTAACACCCCTTGTAatgtatacaacaacaacaacaacaacaacaacccagtgaaatcccacaacgtggggtctggggagggtagattgtacgcagaccttactcctaccaaggtaggacggctgtttccgagagaccctcggctcacaaaaaaaaaaaaaaaaaaaaaaaaaaaaaaaaaaaaaaaacggaaaagggggtcagataaagttaaaaaaaattcaaagcgctatagaaaaataaatcacgaaggcatcacagataaaatagagtaatcaaaagtactgaaagcaataaatagtaacagaaatagcagaaatgagagtacaaggaattgtaatgtgctagtgcgcctatgaatagggaagaataacgatactatgtactagccttctaccctaatgtgggtcctccacagcctcctatctaaggtcatgtcctcggtaagctgtaactgagccatgtcctgtctaatcacctctccccaatacttcttcggcctacccctacctcttctgtagccatccatagccaacctctcacaccttctcactgggtcatctgtgtctctcctcttcacatgcccaaaccatctcagtcgcatttcccgcatcttgtcttccaccgaggccactcctaccttgtcccgaatagcctcatttctaatcctgtcgctcttggtgtgaccacacatccatctcaacattctcatctcggcaactttcatcttttgaatgtgagagatcttaactggccaacactctgccccatacaacatagccggtctaaccaccactttgtagaatttgcccttaagttgtggtggcaccttcttatcgcatagcactccggaagcgagcctccatttcatccacgctgccccaatacgatgtgtgacatcatcgtcaatttccccgctgccttgcatgatagacccaagatacttgaaactacttctcttttgaatagcttgggcaccaagcttaacttccacgccaacctcgtgaggtgtctcactaaacttgcactctaagtactcagTCTTGGtcatactcagcttaaaccctttagactccaaggtatgtctccaatcctccatcttagcattaactccactacgagtctcatcaatcaggactatgtcatccgcgaaaagcatacaccatggcaccccaccttgaatttgtcgcgtcaatgcatccattaccaaggcaaataaaaatggacttagagctgatccttgatgcaaccccatcccaactgggaaatgctctgagtcccctcctactgtccttaccctggttttggctccctcatacatgtccttgatcaccctaatgtatgccacaggtacatctttagcctccaaacatttccatagtatctctcttggaactttatcgtaggccttttctaagtcgatgaataccatatgcaagtccctcttcctctccctatattgctccaccagtctcctcataagatggatggcttctgtagttgagcgtcccggcataaatccgaactggttctctgaaatagacacgcctctcctcaccctcatctccaccactctttcccacactttcatagtgtggcttagtaacttgatacctctatagttgttgcaactctggatatccccttgtAATGTATATAAAGATTAATTGTATGTATGTGTTCTAATGTCAGGTCAACACACAGACTTGTGATACTGTTGCTTCTGGTATCCAGTTTGGGCTATTGGGTTGTCTAAGTACAGT
This region of Solanum dulcamara chromosome 9, daSolDulc1.2, whole genome shotgun sequence genomic DNA includes:
- the LOC129902328 gene encoding fluoride export protein 1; amino-acid sequence: MDCENKDSELRKFGSSRTSSASSSLRRRSLSLSLSLPKQLNDDDENESVSEAGDIGDRELQSNRYSGSDRLKFIGENAPEHGVVVPISEDTMLEFDSNSLWSRDPNAISVTAVSPTKLISQPEHKKNDEKTEVPLVLEYTSCLLFLAVLGILGVLLRYGLQKLFGPGIVGATSDHSYMYLDLPSNMVGSFLMGWFGVVFKEDISRISSQLAIGLSTGFLGSLTTFSGWNQKMLELSVEGQWVFVVLGYLIGLFLVAYSIILGIETAKGANWLFKRASMNSSSSGTDYYWRIDSCKRHLIVILFVLLILASLWSMSIGLEVNEFSSGSPKAQLWLACIVGPFGVWIRWFLARLNGRGLGKSGLLKWVPFGTLIANVSAACVMAALATLKKAVNTQTCDTVASGIQFGLLGCLSTVSTFIAEFHAMRGSKYPWRAYVYALCTTLISFILGTLIYSVPVWVQNFN